The Carassius gibelio isolate Cgi1373 ecotype wild population from Czech Republic chromosome B18, carGib1.2-hapl.c, whole genome shotgun sequence sequence TCGTTTTCTGGCTTCTCTACAACATCCATAACCTCCCCCTTCTCAAAGTTCAACTCTTCATCGTTGCCCGAGCTGAATGGGTAGAGAGCCTGTACTGTGTGCAGCACCCGGTTGCCGTTCACACTATGAACAACAGCAGCCGATTTCTCGGACAAGCCGGCAGAGTCGTTGCTCGCCGATCCATCTGCATCCTCTGTCACGTAGTTGGATGGGAACCATCCCGAATGGCCATTGTAGCTCCCCCTCCACCAGCCATCACTGCACTTCTCCATAACGATGACCCTTGTACCCTTAACCAACGACAACTCATCTTCCCGCTCAGCCGTGTAGCTGAATTTGACAAGCGCAGGAAGGTTTAGGTCATACAGACGTTCACTATTGTCTGGACACAAGTCAGAGTCGGCGTTGGAGGCTGTTTCACGCATGCCTGTTTTCCGTTTCACCTTGCCGATCCCTGcatacagacagaaagacaaaccATTAATGATTTCACAAATACACAACTTCTTAGACTTGTGGCATTGCAGATCAGTCAGTGTGGATGCCCAAGAAAAATGGCAATGCAACAGAGTTGAGCAGAGTTCAACTTCATTGAAACTAATGAGTGGGACTGCAATGTTTCAAGTCCACCATAATTGTTTACTTGTTTCTGCATTGTAGGTTTGCCTTCTACACAAAGAATATGTAAGATACTGCTTTAGAAGTGACTGACTCCGTACTGGCAGAAATTGTAGGTGAGGGGAAAGAATGAGCAGCgatctcttccaccttcaataacCCTTGAGTAAGGTACCAAACCACCAATTGTTTCTGGGCGCTGCAGCAAAAATAGCAATGCTCTGGGTttttgttcactactgtgtgtgtgcagttggatgggttaaatgcagagcatgaattctgagtatgggacactataCTTGACCACACGTCatttcactctcactcactcagaaGCATACTGTACCCCTGATACCTTCAAATGCAGCTTAAGTAGGCAAACAGACAGGttttgtttcagttcattttatacTGAGAAAAAGTTAATGCAATAGCTTCATGACAATCaacttcaaaataacatttaattaaaggcATCTGTCAATGAAAAGCCTTGATCAGAAATGAAAAATGTGTTGAGACAGTCTCTTCAGGGGTTAATTGCATTACCCCGCCCCCTGCACTCATTCCATTCTTGTTGAAATTATCTGTGAAACCAAAGAGCATTGTATTTTGATACAGGCAGCAACAGGCAGGGCATGAGTGAAAGGAAAACTTGTCCAAACACATGTTACAGTGTAGTCAGGCTTGCGTTCTCATTCTGACGGGTACACAGTAGCTATCAGCTCCTGCCTGCTTAAGCAGTGTGTCCTCTCTTAGTTAATACAGGCACTGGTCCAGTTTCAAAACCACCCAATTACAACCAACTGATTGTGTTCGGAccattttttttaccactcaTGGATAATATGACAAGCTGTGTATTTTTGCCCTCCTCCTTTATCAAAGAGATGATTCAATTATCCCCATGTGaacaagcataaaaaaaatacttgctTTATGACAATGCAAAAAATATTGCAAACATGATAGCAAGGAGGCAAGTTTATCCTAAGAAAAGTTATATCATTAGCCACCTGTCTCACACAGCTGTGTGGTCTAGTTCTGTTATTCAGAGAAAAGTACAAGTAATTGCAAAGAGACACTGGAATGATCACCACACCCTTCGTCCTCCTCCATGGGGAAGGAATGAGCGAGGGAGTGTTGGGTTAGGTTCATGGATACTGTCGAGGATTCCGGCTTGTCGGACCACATTAGGTCAAGCCAAGTGGGCCGGTCTGGAGGATTAATGGAGAATATCTGACCCCGAGGCCGTCTGACTATGTTGGCGGGATTGGCAAAGGTTTGTGAATAGTGTTACTGTGCAAAAATGTCCACTTGGCAGTGAAGTTTGCACCGGCCCAATCCAAAGGCCCAGGGACAGATAAACACGCTTTCTCTTTACATACCTTACAAAAACCTTAATCTTAATGCAGCAACAAAAGGATGGTATTAGACTGCAATACCATTGCCATTTctataatacaaaatgcattgaACTTCTATGTAGGGCTTTAGCTATCTAAAgaataatattttagtaatcgagtattctaccaaaaaatccatcgattaatcgagtaatcggataaaatgtgtttttgcttagtGCAATATTAAGTATGCAAgagaaatttgtattttttaaatgcatagaatgcaatgcataaatcaaaaaataaacatttaattattacccattgtttctcggtctgtacttgtactgtgaacaatgacaataaagttgacagatgaatgaagtgcatttaagtgccattcagttggggttttaaataaagcattttctgagatgcacattacacacataaaacattaatttaatttatctttcaattattgaaaattaacgtaactttttggtaaacaaaggggatttactattaaaaataaaacatggaagaaatgttgtgtgattaaaccttaaaaaaaaaaaagaagttgaattttttttttagtagtaggctatgtacattctgctgaacaatagtctttaaccggacctttattttgacgggttggcgtacctttacagttctgtgcatgtgatgtgacactagttttactcaaataaaatggtcaaatgctcatgaagtgactgtcagagcagttctggagatattgttcatgtgttcacgtccttatttagtgagacagcagatgctgatatcaccgcgagcgtcacacGCGCTTCTGTgcatttaatgaatgaagacgcgcttctgctccattcattaacacagacatgcagaacatgcaggattcatatttaaatatactgttctggcttaatatttacagatattagtccatatcgtgatttgacgtaagtgcaatgacctatttttgattaattcattcaaaatttggcaaattccgtgccattccgcactaaactgtaaattccgtttttatgactggattctgcgatTACAtacgcgttttctgcatcgcggaaatcatagggcgctagttgtggtatgccagctctatcttgcaatggacacacgccatgacgttctctttacgtttgcccacaccctcaaatcaaaacactgctgactccttgcattatgcgatttcggacgcagcgcttgtgtcCCCTTCCGCTTTCTGGGTAAAGTAAACGCgttgtcacataaaaaaaaaaaattattgcgaaagaacctgacgtgagatttaaaataaattaaaagaggcttgaatttgcctcgatcattttttgtagtcgagttactcaaggaatcgtttcagccctactaCTATGGTATTACCATAGTATATCTGCTGAAAAACAACCTAAACTAGCCCAAGGTtgtttgctggtttaagatggtttgTTCAAGGTAAGCCAACCCCATTTTAAACCATCAGAATAGACCTTTCTCACCAGGGGAAAAAGAAGTCCACCAAACCACCTTAGGCGGGTTTACCCTGTTTCTCAACATGGATCTGTCAAAACAGCTATCTGGGAAAAAGGCAAACTCAgcctgtatatttacatttatttttaatgaatataccTGTAGGCATTGCTCAAGAATAATACTTACCAGATGTGATTTAACAAAACTTGACAACCGAGATGCAGGTAAAACCTTGGAAACTCTCTTACCTAATCTGAAAGGAAATCACCCAGTTTACTTTATGCTTACTCAAGGGTTAAAGGTTAACAGAGTGACAAAAAAGCTTTTCAAATGGCCCTTTCTGCTTTGAGAGAGATGCTTATCAAAGCTCAAGGCCAGAATAATTTACTCTGGCTTGCGGATACCTCTACTGCCTGATTTGCATGGCAAATATATGAAATCCGAAAACAAGATATATTTGTCTTTGGCCTCTAAACTATGTCAGATTAAGGGGATTGACGTTTGCAAGGTCAACGTGAGCAGGAAGTGAATGTGGAGTGTATGAACGATAATAACTGGAGCATTTAGTACTGTTGGACGTGTTGGTACATGTAACCACGGCTGTGTGAATCTTCTGACTGACAGCATGAGTTCGACTCGTCTACAAATTCAAAAGacttttcttaaagggacagttcacccaaaaatgctacTTCTGTTAATtcaatttattcaccctcatttcattcctTTCCCACGAGCTGTCATGACCATATCATTAGGTCAGCGAGTTGATGAGAACCAGATCAATATGATTCATGACAGAATCATTCAAAAAGGTTGTGTGAATGGTTtgattgattcattaaaaagatccaAAATCTTCCGTATGTAACTGTAAAAGCCTCAGTGTGTAACTgtatcgaaaaaaaaaaagacaaaaagaattcTTAATTTCTCCAgaacaaagtcatacaggtttggcaaGACATaacggtgagtaaatgattaaagacaataaatacatttgaatgaaaTAGTGGGAAATAAATGCAAAACTGGACCTAAGTGCAGGTTAAAATAAACAAGGATTATAATGGCAAATTTCAAGTTGTCACTTGTTAAAACAGGCAACTGATCTGTGAATGTTTAGACCAGTGGTGGTGGGGTTTTTTTGGAGCGTGATATGACTGATGTTGTTTCACGAGCCAGGGAAGGTAATCCACCCACTCAGTCATTGGATCGGTCAGTCTACTTAGACTAGAAAGAGCCGACATGGACAGTTTAagcaagtttatttttaattctctTAACTTCAGTAACTGACCACATCAACATAAACAGACAATTTCGCATGTGTATCCCTCTTAAGTACATGCTTTTTTTTGGGAattctgcttttttaaaatagATCTATACATTTCTTGAAGAAAATCTTAATGATGCTTGTCAAAAAACTCGCCACCATAATGCTAGGTTTTGTCCCACCCCAAGTCTCTATGAGTCCATGGATTGTGCTGCTTCTAAAACAATGGTGTATTTCCTGATTACAGAATTAGGAATTTTCCTGGATTCCTACGATGGATGCTCAGGAAGGAAGCTGCACGCTTTTGCATGGCCATAACTCAATGCGCATATatcagtgtctgtttttattaccCACTCCAATATTAGCTAACTTTCAAATCAATTTTGACCAAAAACTGTCATTTACAACTATCTGGTAGCCATTACAACTTGTAAAACCCAACAGAGTCTGATTCATCTAAAGCTTCAATTCCTCCCGCCCGACAGACTACATCCACTTCCCTTCCATTTGTAAGTCTTTCCTGTGAGTGCAACACGAGCCAACCCAGATTAGTTGTTTCCTATGGTGAGTTCATCCTATTGTTCTCCAATAAAAAGCTCTactccatttaaaagcaacatACGGCAATGAAAAATGGGATTTTAtgccatgacaaaaaaaaaaaaagaaaagtgtggaAAACAAACAACCCAAGTCTTGGTTGTACCATGGAAAATTTCTGATGGTAAATATTTACATATCATGGTACTGACTGATGACCATATTCATACACCATGGTGTTTACAAGATGCTTAATGGTACTTTGTAGAATATTTGTCATGGTATGGTACATGTCCACATGACAGCTGTCATATAGTTACCTACAAATATCATACAAGAACAAGAAAACGCAAAGATGGTGTCATCTGAATTTTTGAAGATTATGCAAAATATAACTAAGTGCATGAATGAAGGAGATTCAAGCAAAACCACTTGCGCTTCTAACGTAAAAAAGCTGGGCTCAAAGCCAAGCAGAAAAGAAGACATTTGTTCAACTCAAAAAAGACAAGACATCAAAAGACTTCCAATGACAGTGACTATAAACCACAGGGCTGTCTTCAACTGCTCGCTCCATGCACTAATACATTCTAAACAATCTGCAAGGAACAGACCTCAAAAATCATGTAAACTTCTCTAAATGAAACATGCAAATGCTCAAAAAcagctttataaaataaataaaaaaatatataatatatacaacatgaaaaaaaaaatggtttgagaTGTGTTAAAGGCTTAAcactatataaaatgtatttaaatattttcaatactgtattacagtataaactatttatactttttttttttttttttttttttttctgaggtgaAACATTTCGTGAGATTCACCCTTACAGTTTAAGCACTGATGCTGATTTCTGGTGCAGATTCTTTGACAACATGCAGGAATAAATAGCCTCACATCTGTGCTTGTTTGGCTAGCGCAGGTCTGTCGAGAGTCAAACGGGGGTCACAGCCCATCCACGTATGCAACACCATCAGCCTGTTGTGTGTTTTAATCATTAACACTCCAGAAAGCCATCAGCACTTCCTGTACTCCTCTTGTGTGAGAGGACGCTCGCATTTAAATTAAAGCTTGTGCGTTTGTCCCCTTCACAAAGCTACATTATCTCGTGGTGTTTTCCGTCAGCTTTATAAGTGGCAGAGTGGGAAGTGGAGAAAAACAGACGGATGGGCTGACGCTGCAGTGAATCATCAATCTGGTTTGCTCACTTCCTCCCTCACAGGCTCCAAAGATCCAAGGAGAAATCTGTCTCAGATTAGAGCACTTCCGCTAGCAGCCGAGGCCGAGCGACAAGAAAAGAGAAAGGATGAGATGGAGTGGATAAACTGGGAGAAAGATGGACGTGTTTCAATGATGAGTTTAACGTAATGGAATCAAGGGACAGTTTAGGCATTCAAACTCATGTCACTTTCTTCTGTCGAACACAAAAGAGGTATTcctttaaagaacattttttaaatatggcGTATTTAGGTTTATGTCAGGTTTAAATGTCATCAATGTCAAACATAGCTGATGGTCACATGTCATGTGAAGAATGAGAATTAAGATCCACAACAGTGGAGGAGACTATTAGTGTTTAATAGGAGTGTGAACTAGGCACCAATGTTAATAATCTGACTGAAACTGCTAAAacaataccgtatttttcagtctgtaagtcgcacctgagtgtaagtcgcatcagtccaaaaatatgtcatgatgaggaaaaaaacatgtcgcatttatttagacccaagaaccaagagaaaacattaccgtctccagccgccagagggcgctctgttttcagtggtagactacaggagcactgagcagcacagagcgccctctcgcggctggagacggtaatgttttctcttggttcatttctctcggttcatgtcaaattaattttgaaattttaagtcgcacctgactataaatcgcaggaccagccaaactatgaaaaaaattgcGACTTAtaatccggaaaatacggtaattacttTAATGTAATGGCTGGTTTGAGATAAATGCTTCAATAAAGTTCAATATTATTTAGTCAATGAATTGGAAATGAAATACTAAATTGAAATCAATCTAATGCTAGATTAAAATGCTATAAATTATTGTATCACGATTTACAGTacgatagatatttttttttaattggtcaaaattgacagtaaagacatttataatgtaaattctaatttaaagaatcctgtaaaaatttTACAAAGTTCCCAAAAttttgaagcagcacaactgtttacaacGCTGATAATGTTTCTTACTATAttaacatattagaatgacttcagaaagatcttgtgacaatgaagactataTTGAGCTATATATTTGGCataaatgaatcaaaataaattgtaaaagagatttcacaatattgctgtatttttccaataaatgcaaccttggttaacataattatttcaaaaacaaactttttagcgatatacatttaaaaaatatttgtttgggaTAACAGTGATATGGGTTTTGAAAAACAGATACATTTTTGATGCACAGTCCCTTGAAGATCCTTATTTCTTGATCAGAGTTACATACCCACACACTTCAGACACGGCCACATCACGTCCAATGGTCCTTCAGCACCTTGTAAGACACTAAACTGTCCTTTACTGCACAGCTACAGAAGAAGACACATCAGTCCCGTCAGTGAAGGGTCCAGTGTCTCCAAAAAGCGGTCATATATTCCACCAGCGGCTCTCCCAGAAGAGATACGGGCTTCATCAATCAGCTTGAGCGGTACGGATGACACAATGCTTCCAGTGTTTCACCAAGAGCTGACACGAGGAAACCCCAAACAGCAGACCCTCAACACCCAAACTACAGAAAAAACCTCACGCGTCGGATCGAGAAGGACTGGAAGGCTTCAAAACCAAACTTGATTAAAGGAGACTTGAGCTGGGAAAGAATTCCGGTTGAGTGTAACAGGAGAGTTTAAGTGCACAAAGAAGAAGGGAAGTTCTTTACACTGTGCtgattgcagtgtgtgtgtgtgtgtgcgtgtgcgtgtgaaGTGCAATTACAGGCTTTTCAGAGCACTGCCCGCCCAGCTGCTCGACAAAcacagagaacgagagagagagagagagagagagagagagagagagagagagagagagagagagagagagaagagagacttCCCAAGCCAACTTCTCTGTTCTCTCATATTTGGTTTCCAAACAAATTAAGGAAAAGTAAAGTGTGTCCAAATGACAAATTAATAGTAAAAAGGAGTAAaaactgtgcgtgtgtgtgtgtgtttggtggggGGTTAGTGACAAATTCCCACTCAGCTCAGAAAGGAAAAGCCTTTCAAACTTCCCTAATCCTATAACCAAGAATGTGTCAAAACTCAATCCAAGCTAAAACTTTCAGCACTGTCAGCTTTCTAGACTGGCGGTATAATGAGGAGAGAAAAGTTGCAAAACTTACGGAAGAAGTGTTTGAAGAGGTTAGCCATATCCATTTTGGGCTATCCCAGCACTTCCCTCGGCAGCTGTGCAACTATTCCATGTGAAACACCCTCCCACGAGTCAACCGCTCTCCGCCTGGACAACAATCGGCTGCCTGACCATGTGACCAGAGTGAACCAATCGCAATCACTCCCTCCTCCAGCATTACTAGTCTTCCCCCCATACATACATAGTGAACTCATGGTGACTAGCAGGCAACGCTGACTGCCTCAAATGACTGATCTTCATCGACAGCAGCAAGTTAACCCAGTTTGTTCATACTAAAACAAGAACATGTCACTTGTTCGGACATGTTATTAATgggttattgtttttttatgtaccATGAAAATACTATGATGTTATAGCATAGTATTTTATAGCATCTGAtacaaacttttaatataaaaaataaagttaaattgtgttgcaatgttacattaaatggatgcattttaataaaaaaataaaaataaaaaaactaaactaaaaaggaCACCCTAGGTGTGTAAAATGTAACGGTAAAATCTAAACTTATTTAGTTGgatattttcttcaaaaaaaaaaaaaaaaaaaaaaaaccctctgaaGGTTCAGAGTGAGGAATAACCCTTATGATTAACACCACCATGATAAAGATTATTTGTTATTTCACTTATTTCACTTAATTTCTCCTAGACCTTGGATGTGTGTTTGTCTGAACATGGGAAAGACTGGTTCAAAAAGTCCTTAATTTTGCAATTTCATTTGGAGGCGCTCGTAGCTCAGAAACTCAAACAACATATTTTAGGATTTCTGAAGTAATTTGGCACTGAACGGATCACTCAAAACAAGCTATTCCAGGAGTATATTACAGAAATGTACTGCACTCAGCAGGGCAAAAGGGCACCTAAAGGTGATGACACACGCAAagacatgcacacaaacaaaacacaacaacagacATCCAAGAGAAACGCTCAAGAACAGAGGCTGTGTGAACAAGCCATTTTCAAAACAGCCGCAAAGACAGCGATAGAGAGATAGCCATCAGCGTACAAACACACAACTCTCACTGTACAGCTCCAGGCTAAACACAAGCACCCATTCCTGTTCCTGTGTACCAACAACAGAGACCCCACCTCCAGCTAACCACCACAGAGTGCACCGATGTGAAGATTAGATTAAAAAGCAAACATGCATCTCAGAGACTTGTGCCTGCAGTTCCAGGGAAATATCACTTCAAATATTTACTAGCAGAAACTGTCGCTTTAAAGGATGCTTACAGAAAAAGTTACAAACacagacatacatacatgcatgtattTAATCAACTATATGGCACAAATTAATTTACCATATGCATTAGCTAAATTAGGAGGCATTTAGACAATAGTTTTCAGTTACGTGTTCAGTCTATAGGAATCTGTATGGTTTCTTTACAAAGGTGACATCACCCACTGCTGGCCTGGCATGaaataatacagcattttaagtcgtttttgtgtatatatatatatatatatatatatatatatatatatatatatatatatatatatatatatatcattttgacAATGTTGTCAACTGTACTAGAGCTGTGGATTTAATTAAAGTTCATTTTCGATTTCGGCCTCAAACTattgctccgatcacgatcggttgaacattaatgcgcatctcgtcagtaaagccggttctctaatcagcggtaaattccatcaagtgcatgatttcacatagagcagcttttACTATgcagagctgttgttaactgagaaaatgcgcaaatccacgttcattttcagcatttatttgtgcatcttctcagttaacaatggctctgtgtagtaacagctgctctatgtgaaaccacacacctgatggaatttaccactgattagagaaccggctttactgacgattGTGATCAGAGCACCCCTATAAAATAACCAAGAAAAATTATTATTGTGCCCTATTCCAGCCCCTTTCCAGTGGTGTGCTTTTGCTCCTCCATAAAAACCCAAACTTCAcgtgcaaatcagtaaaatcatgtaacCTGATTTTCTCAAAATGGGACGTGCTTGATTTATTAAAGGATTAGATTTATTCATgtctttaaaagtaattttttgtcAAATCATTGTTCTGTAAACGTATCTCCAGATTAGGGATGGCTGACATACCAATAGACACGATTAAACGGTAGAAATTTGTCATCCGGTAAAGATTTTAGACTATCGTCTCTATCGCAGTTACACACTGACGTGTCGTTGCTGTACTACATGGTCACAAAAACATATCGTCTGCATGcgttttgaagcattgaaaatttACTCCTGAAGGAGTTATTATTGCTGCCTTTTAGGCTTAGAATGGTTAAATACGAACACTTTCATCTTTTGAAGTATTCTCATAAACACAGAAATGTAGCTCTTAAGTGAAAGCATTGTAACATACTGGAtccgggcagctcttaaagtgacagcagtccaATATTCCCactgtctgtcattcatgttaatcaaacaacaaaagaaaaaaaatatttcactgcCCTTCACTAAATTACTTCAGTAACTTTAATTAGAagaaatatatattcaatttatacagtgaaaatatgatttttttttttttttatttggttacaTTATACAATGTTGCATTTCTTATGTATTTGTTCTACTGTAGTTTTTTGTTCTATTGCTTgtcatttctttttcttatttaatcACTAACAGTTTACTTGATTTCAGTACGCGTGTTTTTTTTAGGCTAGTACTCTTTTTTTTGTGATACTGACCCTGGTGACAAGAATTATGATATTTCTATGGTAtcaaaaatttaaagcaaaaataaccaTATTGTGATATTAGATTTTGTTCATATTGCCCACCCCTCAGATATAGTGAAGAAAAGGGTTGGTTGACACATGGGCTGTTTCTCCATAACTAAGCTTTTGCATCGAATAGAGGTTTGAAA is a genomic window containing:
- the LOC127977398 gene encoding cytoplasmic protein NCK1-like isoform X3; the encoded protein is MWPCLKCVGIGKVKRKTGMRETASNADSDLCPDNSERLYDLNLPALVKFSYTAEREDELSLVKGTRVIVMEKCSDGWWRGSYNGHSGWFPSNYVTEDADGSASNDSAGLSEKSAAVVHSVNGNRVLHTVQALYPFSSGNDEELNFEKGEVMDVVEKPENDPEWWKCRKADGQMGLVPKNYVTVLEESHNSASMVGPPTPDCDYIEPSSSGRFAGKQWYYGKVTRHQAEVALNQRGTEGDFLIRDSESSPNDFSISLKAQSKNKHFKVQMKDNLYCIGQRKFNSMEELVEHYKKAPIFTSDQGDKLYLVKALAAS
- the LOC127977398 gene encoding cytoplasmic protein NCK1-like isoform X2 — protein: MDMANLFKHFFRIGKVKRKTGMRETASNADSDLCPDNSERLYDLNLPALVKFSYTAEREDELSLVKGTRVIVMEKCSDGWWRGSYNGHSGWFPSNYVTEDADGSASNDSAGLSEKSAAVVHSVNGNRVLHTVQALYPFSSGNDEELNFEKGEVMDVVEKPENDPEWWKCRKADGQMGLVPKNYVTVLEESHNSASMVGPPTPDCDYIEPSSSGRFAGKQWYYGKVTRHQAEVALNQRGTEGDFLIRDSESSPNDFSISLKAQSKNKHFKVQMKDNLYCIGQRKFNSMEELVEHYKKAPIFTSDQGDKLYLVKALAAS